The following DNA comes from Oncorhynchus masou masou isolate Uvic2021 chromosome 21, UVic_Omas_1.1, whole genome shotgun sequence.
ATACTAAATGAGCCCTGTTAAAGTAGCAAGCAAGCGCAATGACTCAGCGTGAACAGCACTTAGCTAAAGGCTGCTCTTTCACATTTATTAGTGTTGAATCGGTTGATGACGACTAAAATACATTTTCCCCCTTTGTAAGGTGATGATTTTGAGTCCTCTCTGCTGAGTTTTGAGAAGCTGGATAGAGCATCTCCTGACCTATGGCCAGAGCAACGTAAGTTTGTCTTCTCCTCTGTGTTCGCTTCATAAAGCCTATCATTTAAATTGACTCATTCCTGATTCTGATTCTCACACAGTGCCAGGAGTTGCAGAATTTGCTGCATCTTGCAAAAATGTGAGTGTTTTTCCAAGATCTATAGTTAGCGTTGATAAATGAATAGACCTACATGGCTGAGAGAATGCACATTCTTCTTATTATTTTTTGTCTTGCAGCCAATTACCAATTCTCCACCCAAATGGATGGCTGAACTGGAGAGTGAGGACATTGAAATGTTAAAAGGTAAAGTACAGTAGTGTCATATGGTACACTTACTGTTGAGCATTGCCTACTTGTGAAAATAGACTAATATTATTCACTGACTGTACTCCAACTCTATTCCTCCCACAGAGCTGGGGAGTCTGACCACAGCAAACCTGATGGAGAAGGTCAAAGGGCTACAGAACCTGGCCTACCAGCTGGGCCTTGAGGAGTGTAAGTATACACACatgatacacatacacactcacaaccaGTTGGGGACCAGAGCCCTGCACAAGCATATATTTTAAGGCCTACCCATGCCCGTGATACTCATGCCCTACCCTACCTGGGCCCGATTGCTTCTGCCAAATTTAAGGCCCTGCCCGAAATTAGAAATAGTTTCCTCCGTTAGTAAATCCGTAACTTTCTCACTGCGCGCTGCTCAATCTGCATGCGCTCTGCTCATGGCGGCTCTGGATCTGTGAGTATCCATAGCAACGGCTCTGCTTGAGCTGCTCTGCTCATTGACGAGACATATATAGAGAGTGGTCAGCTACTTTTCATCACTCTAAACTCTTACAAAACTCAATGAACTTGATTATTTtctgtgaaataatctctctCGTCTTATATTTGACGAGGTTGAAGCGCTTCTGACACCATGTTGTGATCTTAGTCAGATACTGTTGACTGTACTGCGCAGCAGAGCACAAGGAAGTGACTCCGCTTCAAAATGTTGATGATCAATTTAGTGATGCCCTGCCCGTACCCTTGCTATTGATGATAAAACAGCCCTAACCAAGGCCCATCAGGCTCGGGTCGTGTAGCAGAGCTCTAGTTGTCATTCCATAGGCAACCTCTAGATGGTGCTGCTAGCCTTATGGCTAATTTATGTCTGAACAGTCAAGGAACATCTCAAGTATTTGCTTCAGTCATTCAACTCATTTTACATTTCACGAAGTAGACACCGCTTATTAAGATTCAATGTATTTCTACTCTTTCTGAATATTGTTATGACTTAGACAGAAATAGATTGTAAATGGAGAGTATTGGAGTGATTCCTCATGAAATCCAGACAAATAAATAACGTGATTTTTGTAATTTTCACAAAATGTGATCCATAGAATAGTCCATTGGAGGATGGATTGTTGAgatatatttgacatttgtatctaaaagcataattgagaaataattAAAGTTGGCATATTTATGACATTTTAGCCTTAACCAAAGACTCCATCATTGTTCATCTTTCATCAGATGCtacaaagcaacaaaaaaaaaatggtGTCATTTTAAGCTTTACCGCTTGCTCTGTAATATTttgatttaaatatatatttttttttatgaatATTGAAACTTTTAaacatgaaaatatattttaaaaaatatttaaatataatgccttcagaaagtattcataccccttgagttatttaacattttgttgttacagccagAGTTGTTTGTTGTTTTAAGTCAGCCATCTACAGTactcacaatacctcataatgacaaagtgaaaacatgtttttagaaaaaaaATTTAGCATGATTtggaaattaaatacagaaatgtctcatttaaataagtattcactcctgagtcaatacatgttagaatcacctttggcagcgaatacagctgtgagtctttctgggtaagtctctaagaactttGTACAActgtattgtacaatatttgcacattattcattTTTTTATTCTTCATGCACTGTGAAGTTGGTTTTTgaccattgctagacaaccagtcttgccatagatgttcaaTCCTATTTAACTAAAAACGGTAACTAGGACACTCTGGAACATTCAAAGTcgtcttggtaagaaactccagtgaatatttgaccttgtgttttaggttattgtcctgctgaaaggtgaatttatctcccagtgtctgttggaaagcagactgaaccaggtcttctaggattttgcctgtgcttagctctattctgtttatttttatcaacaacaacaaaaactcccttgccgatgacaagcatacccttaACATGAAGCAGCcttcaccatgcttgaaaatatgaagagtatTTCAACACAACATTTTGTAATCAGGGTATAAAAGTTTATTTCTTTGCCATATTTTGCCACAAGGACAAATGTCCTTTGTTTCTCTTTGtcatttaggttaatattgtTTAGTAACTACAATATtgccctcatggtgaaatccctgagtggttttcttcctctcctgcACTTGAGTTAGgcaggacgcctgtatctttgttgtgactggTTGTGTTGATACACCACCATGTCATTAATAACaacatgctcaaaggaatattcaatgtctgctttttaaattttgactcaagacatttcagcttttcattattaattcatttgtaaaaatgtctaaaaacataattcctctttgacattatgggatattgtgtgtaggccagtgacataaaatatcaatttaatccattttaaattcaggctgtaacttgGAAAAAAAATTGGAAAAGctcaaggggtgtaaatactttctgaaggtactgtaataTCTGCTAGTTTAAAGTTATGGCTATTTTATACAGAGAAATTGGCAGTAGTAGGCAATCACAGCCCTCCTTTTACTTGTACATTGCACGTCAGCAGAGGGCAACCATTTTGAATGCATTTTCACATTAAAGGGTAGTTAGCATAAACTTAGCCACATGTAACAAAGGGATTTACATTAGTATACGCATCAACATTTCCAATGCAAAGTTACACCTCACTTTTCAAAACttgttttgttattaaataaAATGGATGAGAATGACAAAATCATGCCGGAAACATTTTTGCGGGATGTGAAGGTATATGGAGGACCCGGCAAGCAAGCCTATTCACAATAATGTAAACTCCAGCAGAAATTACTTCAAATGTATAACTTAAAATTAAACTAAATCGTTTGCACTCATGACTACGGGTTTCAATTTAATTTTCAGCCAATTTACAAGTAAATACTTGGATTTATTGTTACAAATCAGCTTCCTAGGTTGCTAGCCAACTAGCCTGCTAACATTAGCCCTACTTGCATGCTAAAGTTAACCCTGCCAGCCTGCTAACGTTACGTAAGCACTTCATGAGTCAGCCACTTGCTATCAACACCAACTTGCAGCTACATTAAAGTACTGGAGTGACTGCGGTCCCGACATGCCGTAGCTATTGATACAAATATTTCTGCGCAGGTGCAGGAATTTGTTTTACTTAGCTGCTGCACACTGCTGCCAATGTAACTTCTGCTCTGTGCTCCCACTGTTCCGCTGCCACTTCCATGAAGGGGGAAACTTCATGTTGTGCACTAAAGATATGGTCGAAATGTTCGAACTATGCATTCCATGCCTCAAGAGCGATTTCATGTTCTTTTTTCAGTAGGGGTGTTAATCTACATGTAACTATCATGTTGTACACCAAAgacatgtgcaaagctgtcatcaaggcaaagggtggctactttgaagaatatcaaatataaaatatgttttgatttgctGAACACTTATTTTgctcactacatgattccatatgtgttgtttcatagttttgatgtcttcactattattctatgatGTAgaaaattagtaggtgtgtccaaacgtttgactggtactgtaactcagtGTAAAACTACAGCAATTCAACATTGCATTTAGAAGTCTGGTAATGTAGTGGCAGGTCTCACATAACACAACAAGTATTGAAGCATGTGATGGATGCAAAATGTGGATTGACAGATTTTCTGCATCCATTGTCCTAATCCATAAAGTGTGGATTAGAGGGATGTAGCCTAGCTAAGTGCTCCTTTTTTTTTCCTAAAAGGAATATGGGTATTTAGCTCGCTATGGACAAGCACACCATGCACAAACCCAGAAACAAAACGCCGTGACAGAGATTTGATACAGACTTAAATAATTTCCTCTCAAAGTATTTTTTTGCTGCCAAATTTAAAGTATTGTTGAATTCTAACCATGCATTTAACATTGGCTGCACTCGTTTTGCACACACTCTTGTTGTAGAATAGAGCACTCCCTTAAATCTATGCTCTCTGGGTGGAGTTCTACCTTAAATCTGGACTGGATTTAGGCTCCATTCAATGCTTAAACAGAAACTGTAATCTTGTACAGTGAGGATGAGGAACCCTCTGCCCCCCTTTGTGATTCTGAGAGATGTAGAGCATGTTGGTTATGCAGAGGGGGTGCAGGGCTGATAGCTCACCGCTGATTTGTCAAATTCCATAAAGACAGAATGATTCAAGTAGACTCATTCTGGAAAGGATTATTGAAAACATGATTTGTCTGGGCTTTGCCCTGCTCGCTCATAGAAATGAGAGATATATTTTTGTTTAAAGGCAACATTTATATTGATCAAGCAAGCAAGCTACCTCGAGATATAGCGCATGACTTGACCGCTTGAGTGACAATGAATTGCCTCAAAGTGCACGTAGACTTGGTGGGGATGACAAAAGCAATGACACTGCTCGAATGTCTCATTATTATGCAGCAGGCATTATGAAAGCTCAGATTAGTGTCGTTGATTTCAGCATAGCTGTAGATAACACATTTTATCTGCTTATTCCAGGCTCATATTTACAGGTCAGGATCCGCTCTGTCTACCACACATATTATAGCTAAATATTATAACTAAATACAAATGAAACAAGCTGATCATACAGTCTGATCCAGGGTCTGTGGGACCAGTCTCACCCAAACGTGATAAGCTTAATTTACAGGCATTTATGGGAAAATTACGCTATCTGCTGTTCCTCACATTTTTCAGATCAGCTTGTCTCGTGCCCTGAGCATGCAGTGATCTGTTAATGTTCTTTCATTTGATTAAATGCTTCATGTTGTCTACCATACGACATATTTGTTAGTTATAAAGATGTTAGCAGCCATAAAGGAAGGGATGTTGTCTTTGCAACCATGTCATGTACCTCGGGATGAAGTAACACAATGATGGTTATTATCGGTCTCAGAGCAGCTTGTATTGATGCCTTTTTAATGTGCTCTGGTTTAATTTTCTTGTTTTCCCGGCTGTCAGAGGGGGCCTTGTAAATCTCAGCTACTTTTTCATCATGTTTGTTTCCTCAGAGAACACAAACCAGGGCAGGGGACACGATTTACTACCCCCCTTTAAACATGTGGCCCATTAAACTGAGCTGGTTAATGGGCAGAGCACAATCAGCCAGTGAAAACACCCGCCTTGATGCCTGTGGAGGAAGGGGAAGGGCCAGACGTAGACACCTCTGACCTAGAGGACACTGATTTCACCTGAACCTTCAGAAGGACTTGGAACACCAGCCTAATGGCATGTAAAATGGCTAAATGTAGCCTAATCTTTGGAGATCCAAAGGCAGAATACCTGTAGAACAGAGGCCCCAAGGGTGGAAGGCAAGTGGGGCAGCACTGCATGTACaatggagcaaaaaagtatttagtcagccaccaattgtgcaagttctcccacttaaaaagatgagagaggcctgtaattttcatcataggtacacttcaactatgacagacaaaatgagggaaagaaATCTAGAaaaacacattgtaggatttttaatgaattgatttgcaaatcatggtggaaaatgaagtatttggtcacctacaaacaagcaagatttctggctctcacagacctgtaacaacttctttaagaggctcctctgtcctccactagttgcctgtattaatggcacctgtttgaacttgttatcagtataaaagacacctgtccacaacctcaaacagtcacactccaaactccactatggccaagaccaaagagctgtcaaaggacaccagaaacaaaattgtagaccttcccTAGTCTGGGAAGACtggatctgcaataggtaagcagcttggtttgaagaaatcaactgtgggagcaattattaggaaatggaagacatacaagaccactgataatctccctcgatctggggctccacgcaagatctcatcccatggagtcaaaatgatcacaagaacagtgagcaaaaatcccagaatcacactgggggacctagtgaatgacctgcagagagctgggaccaaagtaacaaagcctaccatcagtaacacactacgccgccagggactcaaatcctgcagtgccagacgtgtccccctgcttaagccagtacatgtccaggcccatctgaagtttgctagagagcatttggatgatccagaagaagattgggagaatgccatatggtcagatgagaccaacatataactttttggtaaaaactctacttgtcgtgtttggaggacaaataatgctgagttgcatccaaagaccaccatgcctactgtgaagcatgggggtggaaacatcatgctttggggctgtttttctgcaaagggaccaggacaactgatccgtgttaaggaaagaatgaatggggccatgtattgtgagattttgagtgaaaacctccttccatcagcaagggcattgaagatgaaacgtggctggttctttcagcatgacaatgatcccaaacacaccgctcgggcaacaaaggagtggcttcgtaagaagcatttcaaggtcctggagtggcctagccagtctctagatctcaaccccatagaaaatctttgggggttgttgctgggcaacacagactttcaactccctccaaacatcactgctctagaggagatctgcatggaggaatgggccaaaataccagcaacagtgtgtgaaaaccttgtgaagacttacagaaaaagtttgacctctgtcattgccagcaaagggtatataacaaagtattgagataaacttttgttattgaccaaatacttattttccaccataatttgcaaataaattcattaaaaatcctacaatgtgattttctggatttttttttctccattttgcctgtcatagttgaagtgtacctatgatgaaaattacaggcctctctcatctttttaagtgggagaacttgcacaattggtggctgactaaatacttttttgccccactgtatattatgcATGCACATATGTGTTTGTATGGGCGTGTGTGGCAGGCTCCAttcccctgccccccccccccactccccccgATGGCTGTGTGATGCTGCCACAGTGTTCCCCAGGGGGGACCTGGCGCATGCCTCCTCCCCAGACCCCAGCTGCTGCCTCGACCTGTGATGAATGCCCCTGTTGTGGGCCGCTGAGCTCGGCATCAGGCCCTGGGTCCCAGGAGAGTGCTGACTACTGTGATAAGTGCTGTTATTGGAGGTAATTGAAAGGGGATTGGTCCTGAGGGACAGGCCTCAGGCTGCTGCTCTAACACACTTGTAGGTTTCACTGATCCCCACCAACACCACcggctgactggactgactgagaCTTGGCTCCTTGCTAATGTAGTGATATCTTTATCTATGATGTGGCCAAATATGGAGCCAAGCAGCTTCCCTATTCAGAGAGCGTTTAGTGTAGACTGATATCATTTTTTCGGTATAATTCTTTAGAGTCAGATGATGAGGACAAGTACTGTACAGAACCAGCctcctgatttttcactgcaaTGGATTTATTGTTGGAAATAGATTCAGATTTAAGTAAAATTTGCCACATTATTTTTTTTTGTGCGTGTTAAAATTTCTAAATGGTTTGAAACAGAATTAAAAAAGATGCAGGATGAATTCATGCAGGATGAATATTTGCAAATTGGCTATTAACTTCACCTATACAATATCATATGCCTAGGACTATACATCCCTTTAAGAAGGGTTCATAAAACAttggcaagtcaaattcaaggactttcaGGAACTTTTTTAAGCAGTTCATTGAAGGACCTCTGTTATAGAATTGTAAAGACAGAATTTAATAATATAGACCCCCTCCCCTAAAAAAGcatttaagaaaaaaatatttgggGGTGGGGGTCTTGCCAATGCATTGATTTTCAAATTATTATTACATTCTAAAATATGTGAGAATAATGTGGACATTACCTGACTAAATAAATTGAATGGCCATTTTTCTGTAGCCTATGTGGCCGACGCAGGCACACATAATAAAGCCATGAATAGCGATAGCATTCATCTCACCGTTTGAATCTCACCATCTCTGTTTTTATAATGAGAAAGTGAGCAAAAAACAGGTTCCTTTTTTATTGGAAGAATTTGTCAATCAATTGAAGTGGCAGGAAACAAATGAAAGTGGCCACATCTCACAAAAACAGATAAAATTGAGCTCATGGAAAATTATAAGGGAGCAGGAGAACATAAATTGGCTACAATATTTACAAGGACTTTTCAAGCACCAAATTGATTAAATGTCTGATTTTCAAGGTAGGCCTATTCAAATACTTGAATTTCTGACCTCCAAATTAAAGTTCAAGGAGGCTACTTCAAGCCCCTTGCACTGTTTAAAATTGCAGGTGTAACATggaaaacaaaatgtatttctcATGTCATTTCATTACCAAGTTATATTGTGAGTAAGCCCACTGGGGTATGTAATTTGTCATTATATCCAGAATAATTAATAGGAATAGCGTTGGGTGTTGCGCAATACCCTATCTTACACAATTGAGCGCAGTAGACTTGGTGTCCAATCCGAGGCACAAAAATATATGAAAACATGAACTCATTACCTTAATACTTTCTCTGTTAAATCTAACGAGACCCCTGCTCTAAATCAAGCAGACAACAACAGATTACCAACATCATTTCGCTAGGGATTTTAGATCCAGCGTGAATCCAAGCACAACTGTCTTCACCAGCAGCAAGTGACACACAAATATTCCTCGCAAACTCCTTTTTTTCCAGCACTTGAGCTGTTGTTGCATGGCATGCGCTATCACAACAGCTGTTTGTCACTTGACTGTCCTTCCCTCATGGATCAGATGATGATGTGTGAAAATATCATGGTGTAACTAATCAGCTGGACACCAAATGCCCAACGAATAAGTGTTATACATAATTATTGAAGAACAGTATTGATTTAGGTTTTAAGTATCAAGGTAAGGTGACACTTTCGGTTAGAAGCATGCGATTTTGCAATCTCATACATCATTTTTGACTTGTGTGCCCATGAAAACTGTTTTCACCCCGTAACATAAGGAGACACGAAATGTTACCTAGTTACACTGCATTTCTGTGATCTCTATACAAAAAACTGTCTGACAGCTAGACCCAGGATTCTTACAGGGTTCAAGTTCAATATCTAATTTAACTGATTCATACTTAATATATAATGACAACTTGCACTGCCATAAAAGCAAGGACAGAAAAGTAATGTTTTATGTCACACCATTTTTTTGACAAATCCGTCAAGACACCAACCATGATAAAGGGTTAAACAGGTTTTAAATCAACTCATGAATTGTATTGAATATAGCTATGTTCTCCCCGTATATCTTCATGTAATGAGATTTAAAAAATGGCACATTATTATCAATGACTTATCAACAGCTGTAACAAGTTGTCTAGTGTAGGAAATCCTCACTGGTGCCTTAGTTTATATAAAGATCCATTTGCATGTCAAAGTGCTTAAAGTGCTTATTAGTCTAAGATCTTGTTAATTTTGAAGTATTGCACTTGAATAAAATACTTTCTGTCTCTGTTGGTTTTTCCTTTTGGCTGCCTGTAGctgtggacagagaggaggggttggaatttggtgtggagtggagtggatgGAAAGAGTCTGATGTGATTTTAGTCGCCTTCTGCAGAGCTCTGCACAGGTGGACAGATAACAGGTCTTGCTGCTGCCACATTATTTTACAGCAAGACCTGCCAATCTTCCTCAATGAGGCTGTCATAATCATCCAGGTAATCCTCCAGGTTTGGTTTGATACAAGGGAACGCCAGTCAAGACCAGTCCTGCTTAGTATTGGCTGGCGGTGGCAAAGAGCTGTCCTGGTCTAAACACCACTGTGCCACCACCACAGTACAGCCAGGATGACCCCTACATCCCTGCCTATGTGGAGTTGAGGCTGAAGGTCAGTGCTGACAGCTCCTAATGGCCCAGCATCAATCTCCTTCCTATTAAGAGGCCAGGGCTGCTGAATATGATTGCATTCACACTGGCCCATGGTGCTAATGTGCCTTCATCAATCCATCAGGGCGGCCTGAGCGACCGCGGGGCGGGCCGTTATGAAGTTCTGCTCCCTGACAACCTCTGAATGAGGAACAGGggacccaccccctcctctcctcctctgtcctcctctccacacCGGCCTGCTTTATGAGCTCATAGTGGAGATGAATAGCAAGGCCCACCCGCTGGAGAATTGTCCGTGGTGAAGACGCCATTAGGAGTGGCGTGATGGGAAACTCAAACGAGTCAAACGATGATGTGTATTGATACGTTTTCTGTATATTTTTTTGCTATTTGAGATGCATACTTTGGGGGAAATGTTGTTTGGCTTGAGGAGATCAAATTGCTGGTATGAAAAAATTGTCcctaaaaaaaacatttctgtttAGCAAAATATGTAGCAAGTTAATCCAGAAGCCTCAAACCAGTGTTGCATGGTTAACGCAGTTTAGTTTCCTGACTGTTTGTTTAGTGCAGCTGTTGAAGCATGTAGCAACAGTCAGTGCTGAATCGCAATCGTACAATCAGAATTGTGGTTCATCAAACTCTTAATTCTTCCGTTCACTTTTAGCAATTTTGAATGTTCAACTATTACACTAAGATTGTCTAAACAGCCTAGACGCTATGGTGAGGTGCCCTCTGTATCAGTGTTGGAGGTGTGTATCAtggtagagggaaagagagctgCACATACCGCCTGTTCTtcagccctgcctgcctgccgcctcCCTGAGCAGATCGGAAATGACACCTCATTTCCATAAACGCATTAGGAATTCATTGGATTTTCTTTCCCAGCTAATCATAGTGGCGGTGTAAAACCTTTTAGGCATTTTAATGAATGAATTTTGACTGATTGCCTATTAATAAGGACACCTCTTGAACAGGGATAGGCTATGGCATGGGTGGGGAGGTATAGATGTGTTTGtttgtgcgagcgtgtgtgtctCAGTGCACACAGGCAGGAATATattggagggagagaagaggggggagaggagtgcTCTC
Coding sequences within:
- the LOC135507392 gene encoding protein lin-52 homolog; amino-acid sequence: MASPNGGDDFESSLLSFEKLDRASPDLWPEQLPGVAEFAASCKNPITNSPPKWMAELESEDIEMLKELGSLTTANLMEKVKGLQNLAYQLGLEESREMTRGKFLNILERPKK